A region from the Medicago truncatula cultivar Jemalong A17 chromosome 6, MtrunA17r5.0-ANR, whole genome shotgun sequence genome encodes:
- the LOC11411874 gene encoding pentatricopeptide repeat-containing protein At1g12300, mitochondrial codes for MSSLFSCGFRFSSTSSSSSSYIPSFLFPFLITRLYSQFQFVPSNIDVDNVVSSFNHLLRTKPTSSIIEFNKILGSLVKSNNNHYPTAISLSRRLEFHGITPDIFTFNILINCYCHMAEMNFAFSMMAKILKMGYEPDTITFNTLIKGLCLNGKVKEALHFHDHVLALGFHLDQFSYGTLINGLCKIGETRTALQMLRKIDGKLVKINVVMYNTIIDSLCKHKLVIDAYELYSQMIAKKISPDVVTFSALIYGFCIVGQLEEAFGLFREMVLKNINPDYYTFNILVDALCKEGNLKGAKNMLVVMMKEGVMPNVVTYSSLMDGYCLVNQVNKAKHVLNTISQMGAAPNAHSYCTMINGFCKIKMVDEALSLFNDMQFKGIAPDKVTYNSLIDGLCKSGRISYAWELVDEMHDNGQPANIFTYNCLIDALCKNHHVDQAIALVKKIKDQGIQPDMYTFNILIYGLCKVGRLKNAQDVFQDLLSKGYSVNAWTYNIMVNGLCKEGLFDEAEALLSKMDDNGIIPDAVTYETLIQALFHKDENEKAEKLLREMIARGLL; via the coding sequence ATGTCTTCCTTGTTTTCATGCGGCTTCAggttttcttctacttcttcttcttcttcttcatatattccatcttttctttttcccttcTTAATTACAAGACTATACTCTCAATTTCAGTTTGTTCCTAGTAATATTGATGTTGATAATGTTGTTTCTTCATTCAATCACTTGCTCCGTACGAAACCCACTTCATCCATCATTGAATTTAACAAGATTTTAGGTTCCCTTGTTAAGTCTAACAACAACCATTACCCAACTGCTATTTCCCTTTCTCGTCGATTGGAATTTCATGGGATTACTCCTGATATTTTTACTTTCAATATTCTCATTAATTGTTACTGCCACATGGCTGAAATGAATTTTGCCTTTTCTATGATGGCCAAGATTCTTAAAATGGGTTATGAACCGGATACCATTACCTTTAATACGCTTATCAAAGGTTTGTGTCTTAATGGTAAGGTCAAGGAAGCATTGCACTTTCATGACCATGTGCTTGCACTTGGATTTCACTTGGATCAATTTAGCTATGGGACCTTGATCAATGGCTTGTGTAAAATAGGGGAAACAAGAACAGCCTTGCAAATGCTGAGAAAGATTGATGGGAAATTGGTCAAGATCAATGTGGTAATGTATAACACAATCATTGATAGTTTGTGTAAACATAAATTGGTAATTGATGCCTATGAGTTATATTCTCAAAtgattgcaaaaaaaatttctcCCGATGTTGTCACTTTTAGTGCTCTAATTTATGGATTTTGCATTGTTGGTCAACTGGAAGAAGCATTTGGTTTGTTTCGTGAAATGGTATTGAAAAACATCAACCCTGattattatacttttaatatattGGTTGATGCTCTTTGTAAGGAAGGAAATTTGAAAGGGGCTAAGAATATGTTAGTTGTGATGATGAAAGAAGGTGTGATGCCAAATGTTGTTACCTACAGTTCATTAATGGATGGATATTGCCTAGTTAACCAAGTTAATAAGGCCAAACATGTATTAAACACTATTTCTCAAATGGGAGCGGCTCCTAATGCTCATAGCTATTGTACTATGATTAATGGATTTTGTAAGATTAAAATGGTTGATGAAGCCTTGAGTCTCTTTAATGATATGCAGTTCAAAGGAATTGCTCCTGATAAGGTAACTTATAATTCTCTCATTGATGGTTTGTGCAAATCAGGGAGAATCTCCTATGCTTGGGAGCTTGTTGATGAAATGCATGATAATGGTCAACCAGCCAATATATTCACTTACAACTGTTTAATAGATGCTTTATGTAAAAACCATCATGTTGACCAGGCTATTGCATTagttaagaaaattaaagatCAAGGCATTCAACCAGATATGTACACGttcaatatacttatttatGGATTATGCAAAGTAGGACGACTTAAGAATGCACAAGATGTTTTCCAGGATCTTTTGAGTAAGGGTTATAGTGTAAATGCTTGGACGTATAATATTATGGTCAATGGACTTTGTAAAGAGGGCTTGTTTGATGAAGCAGAGGCCTTGTTGTCAAAAATGGATGACAATGGTATCATTCCTGATGCTGTAACTTATGAAACTCTCATCCAGGCTCTCTTTCATAAAGATGAGAATGAAAAGGCGGAGAAACTTCTGCGTGAAATGATTGCTAGAGGTCTCCTATGA